From Paenibacillus graminis:
CGGTATCCAGGCCTGTCTGTCCGGGAGGTACACCTCATTCCAGGCATGAGGCCCATGCCCGCCTTGGCCATCGTAGCCCTGGCCCGTCACTACGCGCACCTGAAGTCCCTGCGAACGGGCCATCACGGCATAGAGGCGGGCATAATCTATACATACGCCAAGCCGGGTATCGAAGGTATCCTGGGGCGTCTGCTCATGCCAGATCCGGTTCTGCTCATAGTTCTCTGCTTTGCCGTAATCATAGGCAATCCGCGAGCCTATCCAGTCGTACAGCCGTTTGGCTTTGTCCTCTTCCCCTTTGGCTTGTCCCGCGATATCGGCAGCGGCCCCCACAATATCGGGCGAAATCTCATGATCAATCACTTCATATTTCCGCCGCAAAATATCGTTCATCTCATCAGCCACCGCTTGGGTTAGTACCGGCAGCTTGCTGCGCACATCCTCACCGGCAAGCGGCTCGAACACTGCAGCCGCGCTCTGGCTGTAGATGGGAGAGGACTCCACATACCGGCTGAAGCCGCTGTCCGGGTTCAGTCCGACGCCAATGTACAGGGCAAGAACCAGAACAAGCCCGCGCACAAGTCCAATCACACCGCCGATGAGCGCACCGCTGAGACGGCTGGCCGGCGTCAGCTTCCGGTCCGTTGCCCTGGCCCGAAAGCGTGGCAGCCGGAACGGCAGGAGCATGAACAACAGTCCGAGCAGAAGCCGGATCAGGCTGTAAGAGATCAACAGCAGCAGCAGAAAACGCACAAAGGGCGATCCCGCTAAAAAGGAGACGGCAGTGTAATACAATTGCTGCCAGCCGCTGAGCGTAGTGTCCGGCATTACAATTTCTGTAGCCCAGGCTCCTGCAATGGGCGACAGATACATCGCCGCTGGAATGGCCATGGCGAGCGCCAGAATGGTAAGCACCCCGTTCCCGAGCATCCCGAATAATCCCCCTGCCGCTCTTGTGAAGCCTCTGCTCCAGCCCTGAAGCAGCGAGAAAAGGACAACCACCACCAGCAGGATGGAGATGATATTGGCATTACTGAGGCTGTCTAACCATCCATTAAGCATGTTTGTCCCCCTTTCCTGTGTTTGAAGATTCAAATGGGCTGCATATATCCGCACCGGGAGCTACTGATTTTTCCGGGCTTCGTCTATAAAAGTTTTGGTCGTGTCCGTAATGCTCCATTTCCCGAGGCTCACCCCGCGGAAAGTCACTTCAACCTTGTCCTCTCCAGCCGCACCCTTCACCTCAAGATTAGGTGTTGTAATCGTAAAGGAGCCGTCTCCCCCGGAGGTGTATGTGGCTTCCTTAGCTTCCTTCAGCATGACTTCCTGCGCTTCCTTCTTCAGCGTACTTACCGTTCCGTCCGCTACCTTATTCACAGCGTTGCCAATTTGATCAATCGTAACCCCGCTGTAGATGAACAAGCCCACAACAATAACAATGACAATCGCCCATTTCAGCACCGTCTTAACCAGGTTAATTACCGCAAACAGCAGGACAAGCGCAATAACGATAACCAGCCAATTCTCTCTAATAAATTGTGACCACACTGCCGGATCCATCAATTTCACAACACCCCTATCGCCAATTTTCGTCACTACAGGGCGCATGTCCCCGGGACATTTTATGATTAATAATTATTATACATGAATGGCCTTTATAATTCATGGCCCGAGTGTCCTCCTGCAAGCCCCACCCAATAAAATGGTATAAGCCTGCCTGACCCCACGTAAAGTACAAGTAGGTCATTATCGGGAGCAACGGATAAAAAGAGCCGGGTTAACCTTCATTTTCATATGCGGCAGCCGGTTCAGCGAGATCCGAAGAATTGTTTATGACATGAACCTTTAATTGCTTTACTTGTGTAAAAAAAGTGCCTGTGTGCGCCTTACCGGTGCAATCCCAGGCCCCTGTGGAGGTGTTTTCCTTGAAAACCGCGCTGTGGCTGTATCTGTTCCTCTTTCTGGCCTTCTTCGACCTGCATGCCCAGTACCCTATCCTAACGCCTTTTGCCATCTCTCTGGGCGCGGGGCCGGCCTTCATCGGGTGGATGATGGGCATGTACTCGCTGACACATCTTCCCGGAAATCTGCTGGCCGGGGTGCTGGTCGACCGCAATGGCAGCCGCCGCTATATTGTCTTTGCGCTCACGGCGGCCGGAGCCATTCTGCTGCTGCAGGCTCATGCACAGCTTCCCTGGCATCTGCTGCTGCTGCGCGCAGCCAGCGGATTTGCGCTGGCCTTTCTCTCCCCGGCCTGCATGACACTGCTGGCCTCGCTCTCCTCCGATCCAGCGACCCAGGGCAAATATATGTCCGGGCACGGGATCATCCATACGCTGGCCTCTGTCGTTTCTCCGGCGGCCGGTGCCTTTATCGTGGCGAAAGCCGGCTACTCCGGCACCTTCACCACACTTGGCTGGCTGCTGATCTTCACAGGGGTGATGGCATTATTCAGTGTGCCGAAGCAGGTGCAGAGCATGTCAGCTGCCAAGCCGGCACTGCCGCTGCACTCGCCTGCACAAGCGGACCGGGAGGAACTCCGGGTTTCCCGCCGCTATTACCTTCTGCCCTTCTTCGTGTCCTGCTCTCAGGGCGTGCTGTTCTTTGAACTGCCTCTGTCACAGGGCAGCGATGGAATGATCTCAACCGGTATCCTGCTGTCACTGCTCAGCTTGGGGGCGCTAGTGACGCTCAGCCTCTTTTTTCTGAACGGGCTGGCTCCGGGAATAAGAATCGCTGCCGCGCTCCTCGCCATGGCACTTTGCTTTTTCACCCTGGCCGCTTTCCGCCATATTCCTGCCGGAGTGGTCCTCTTCCTGCTTGGCGCTGCCAAAGGGGTGCTGTTTCCAGCAATGGCTTCTCTCTTCATCAGTCTTGGAGGCCCCGGGCGCATGGGCCGCACTTTCTCGCTGCAATCGATTGCCATGTCTCTGGGCGCCTTTGCCGGTCCCGTAGCAGCAGGACAGCTGCGGGATTTCGTCTCTCCGTATTTCATCGCATTTGTGCTGCTCATGACCGCCATTCTGCTGCTCCCGCCCAGAGGCGCGGGCAAGCCTGCTTACCGCCCGGAATGGAACAGCCCGGCAGCCTGAGCGTTCACTGTACGCTGTGGAGGAGGAGAATAGGCAGGCATACAAACTATTTAATGCAAATGACATAATATACATTGTAACCACCCCAATGTCGAAAGCGTGGTGAATCCTTGATGGGCGAATATTGCGGTCCGGGCCCGAACCCCGCTCCCGTTGCTACTCCACTTTGGACTTCTACAGGTACTATTCTGGTGCTCTTCATTCTGCTGGTCATCATCCTCAGTGCCGGAATATTCTAAGTTTTGTCCGCATTTGCCGAATTGGCAAATCCCCAGCAATCACCCGGTTCAGCAGCCGGGTGATTGTTTCTTTTTACGACATTTCCCGGGGAATGAAAATTCATTATGTCCTTTCGCTATTAAATATGACGACTCTTAGGTAAAATATCGACATAGACACCTTACACCGGGGAGGCTCACAGATAATGTCCATAACCATCATTGTGGAAGGAAAAAACGACCGCAGCAGATTACGGCGAATTCTTGCTCCAGAGGTCGACATCCAGTGTACGTTCGGCACATTGAATACGCTGAAGCTGGAGACACTGCGGCGCAAAATAGGAGATGGGGAAGTCTACCTCTACATGGATAATGACAGCTCGGGCAAAAAAATCCGCGGCATTCTGCGCGATGCTTTTCCGGATGCCGTCCATATTTATACCCGGAAAGGTTATGCCGGAGTAGAAGGCACCCCGGATGAATACAGCATCACCCAGCTGGAGAAAGCCGGGCTGGAGGAGTTCATTATTTATCCTGAGCCTTTACCTTACTTGGAGCCGTAGCGAAAGCTGGACGACGAGCAGAAAGATGAAATCCGGCTTCAACTGGGCCAGTATCTAATCCATGTGAAAAAAAGTGAACTTAAATCACTCCATTCCGCTTCCCTGCATGCGTCAACTGGAAAAAGGACAACTAATCTGCCCCATTCGTACACTTACCCGTGAATTTGTTCATTTTAAGTTTACTTTTTCCACTATTGCCTCAGCAAGAGGCTTCTTTGTTTCATTTAAGTATACTAATTCCACTTCACCTTCCCTTTACAACAAGCAGAAACAACGGCTGCACCGTCTTAAAAGGACGGGAGCCGTTTCTGCGAGAAATATAAAGATAAAGTGTAGTGTAAAACTTATACATTCATATATTTCAACAAAAAAACGCCTATTCCGTCCCCCGCGTTTCAGACGCAAGAGTTCGAACAAGGCGTTATTTCCTTCTATTTTATTACTCGCGGGCCAATTTTTTCAGCGCACCGGCCAAAAATTCAGGCGTCACGTTTTCTGTATCTCCGGCATCATATAATCCCCGCAGCCGGTTGTCCCGGTCCACCAGACCGATCAGGTTGGCATGGGCAAAGTTATCCTTGTTGTCCCCATAAATCAATACCTTGAAGGATTCAGCTGCCAGCGTGCGGACCTGCTCCTGATCCCCCCGCAAAAAATACCAGCCGCTGTAATCGGCGTGAAAGCGGTCTGCAAACGCTTTAATCGCTTCACGCGTATCATTCAAGGGGTCAAAAGAAATGGAGACGAACTCCACATCCTTGCCGAAGCTTCCGTCCTTCGTTAGCAGATCCTGTGTCTGCGACAGCATATAGGTAGTGATGGGACACACATCCGGACATTCCGTGAAGAAGAAATAGACGAGTCTGGGCTTCCCTTCCGTATCCGCCAGTGTGATTTGCTTGCCATCCACATTTTCCAATGAGAAGTCCTGTACTTCACCGATTACCGGCAATTTGTCATTTCCTTTGTTCCAAAAACCAACTGCCAGATAAACCGCCAAGCCTACGGCGACCAGCAGCATCAGCCAGGTCCATTTGTAGCGTTTCAAGGTCTGCACAGGACAATCTCCCCTTTAACCGTGAATCGTATTCAGTACAAGCACAATCAGACTGACTGTCAGGTAATTAATGGAGAAAAAGAAATTCTGTTTCGCCCAAGCATCGTCATCCTTCGCTTTGAATCCCTTTAAGGTCAGGTACAGCCAGGCCAGCGACAATCCCGTAGAAATGACCAGGTAAAAGATTCCTGCGTAATC
This genomic window contains:
- a CDS encoding SCO family protein yields the protein MQTLKRYKWTWLMLLVAVGLAVYLAVGFWNKGNDKLPVIGEVQDFSLENVDGKQITLADTEGKPRLVYFFFTECPDVCPITTYMLSQTQDLLTKDGSFGKDVEFVSISFDPLNDTREAIKAFADRFHADYSGWYFLRGDQEQVRTLAAESFKVLIYGDNKDNFAHANLIGLVDRDNRLRGLYDAGDTENVTPEFLAGALKKLARE
- a CDS encoding DNA primase; the protein is MSITIIVEGKNDRSRLRRILAPEVDIQCTFGTLNTLKLETLRRKIGDGEVYLYMDNDSSGKKIRGILRDAFPDAVHIYTRKGYAGVEGTPDEYSITQLEKAGLEEFIIYPEPLPYLEP
- a CDS encoding transglutaminase domain-containing protein; translation: MLNGWLDSLSNANIISILLVVVVLFSLLQGWSRGFTRAAGGLFGMLGNGVLTILALAMAIPAAMYLSPIAGAWATEIVMPDTTLSGWQQLYYTAVSFLAGSPFVRFLLLLLISYSLIRLLLGLLFMLLPFRLPRFRARATDRKLTPASRLSGALIGGVIGLVRGLVLVLALYIGVGLNPDSGFSRYVESSPIYSQSAAAVFEPLAGEDVRSKLPVLTQAVADEMNDILRRKYEVIDHEISPDIVGAAADIAGQAKGEEDKAKRLYDWIGSRIAYDYGKAENYEQNRIWHEQTPQDTFDTRLGVCIDYARLYAVMARSQGLQVRVVTGQGYDGQGGHGPHAWNEVYLPDRQAWIPLDSTWASSGDWFDSKDFEKTHIKEDVL
- a CDS encoding YjcZ family sporulation protein; the protein is MGEYCGPGPNPAPVATPLWTSTGTILVLFILLVIILSAGIF
- a CDS encoding MFS transporter yields the protein MKTALWLYLFLFLAFFDLHAQYPILTPFAISLGAGPAFIGWMMGMYSLTHLPGNLLAGVLVDRNGSRRYIVFALTAAGAILLLQAHAQLPWHLLLLRAASGFALAFLSPACMTLLASLSSDPATQGKYMSGHGIIHTLASVVSPAAGAFIVAKAGYSGTFTTLGWLLIFTGVMALFSVPKQVQSMSAAKPALPLHSPAQADREELRVSRRYYLLPFFVSCSQGVLFFELPLSQGSDGMISTGILLSLLSLGALVTLSLFFLNGLAPGIRIAAALLAMALCFFTLAAFRHIPAGVVLFLLGAAKGVLFPAMASLFISLGGPGRMGRTFSLQSIAMSLGAFAGPVAAGQLRDFVSPYFIAFVLLMTAILLLPPRGAGKPAYRPEWNSPAA